A stretch of Paludisphaera borealis DNA encodes these proteins:
- the smpB gene encoding SsrA-binding protein SmpB — MAKKDAGKSSAKGKERHDAEGVKIVARNRKARHDYDLLEKVEAGIVLTGTEVKSLRNGKANLEDAYAEITRGEIWLLGCDIPEYLQANRMNHVPKRPRKLLLHRKEIEKLGTKSGERGLTLIPLSIYFKKGMAKVEISIAKGRKTFDKREALKKQDAKRDIDRALRRG; from the coding sequence ATGGCCAAGAAAGACGCGGGGAAGTCCTCAGCCAAGGGCAAGGAAAGGCATGACGCGGAGGGCGTCAAGATCGTCGCGCGCAACCGCAAGGCGCGGCACGACTACGACCTGCTCGAAAAGGTCGAGGCCGGCATCGTCCTGACCGGCACGGAGGTCAAGAGCCTCCGCAACGGGAAAGCCAACCTGGAAGACGCCTACGCCGAGATCACCAGGGGCGAAATCTGGCTGCTGGGCTGCGACATCCCCGAGTACCTCCAGGCCAACCGGATGAACCACGTCCCCAAGCGGCCTCGCAAGCTGCTTCTGCACCGTAAGGAGATCGAGAAGCTCGGGACCAAGTCGGGCGAGCGGGGCCTGACCCTGATCCCCCTGTCCATCTACTTCAAGAAAGGCATGGCCAAGGTCGAAATCTCGATCGCCAAGGGCCGCAAGACCTTCGACAAGCGCGAGGCGCTCAAGAAACAAGACGCCAAGCGCGACATCGACCGCGCCCTGCGGCGCGGGTGA
- the folK gene encoding 2-amino-4-hydroxy-6-hydroxymethyldihydropteridine diphosphokinase: MSTGSLAIVGLGSNLGDRGAILDEALDALQAEPHVHLHTISSYYESPPIGGPSGQGPFLNAAALLEPALDPLSLLELLHRIEARFGRERTERWGSRTLDLDLLLYGEEVRRTPQIIVPHPRLAFRRFALVPAVEVAPWSIDPHTGLTINELLTSLDRRPSLVALTAVDPADAASVELVARVQRDVVDRLGAVALKRGEPAGSSGTVAPAHLCDRHYAEVQAIARRTDAGEWSRNVPGEDWLVADFSLDLELQRGATMERNEAAADDAAWKHVWNLFTYQRAAEAAVARALPPTFVVLIGKPAEAAAVRDRGFPRPILIPDSTDPEGIAAEIVTTCGATRS, from the coding sequence ATGAGCACTGGTTCGCTGGCGATCGTCGGTCTGGGGAGCAATCTGGGAGACCGCGGCGCGATCCTCGACGAGGCTCTCGACGCGCTCCAGGCGGAGCCCCACGTCCATCTGCATACGATCAGCTCGTATTATGAGTCGCCGCCGATCGGTGGGCCGTCGGGGCAGGGGCCGTTCCTCAACGCCGCGGCGTTGCTGGAGCCGGCCCTCGACCCCCTGAGTCTCCTCGAACTGCTGCACCGGATCGAGGCGCGGTTCGGCCGCGAGCGGACGGAGCGGTGGGGCTCCCGGACGCTCGACCTGGACCTGCTGCTCTACGGCGAGGAGGTGCGGCGGACGCCCCAGATCATCGTGCCGCACCCGCGCCTGGCGTTCCGTCGGTTCGCCCTGGTGCCAGCCGTCGAGGTCGCCCCCTGGTCGATCGATCCCCACACCGGGCTGACCATCAACGAACTGCTCACGAGCCTGGACCGCCGGCCCAGCCTGGTGGCCCTGACCGCCGTCGACCCGGCGGACGCAGCATCGGTCGAGTTGGTCGCGCGCGTTCAACGCGACGTCGTCGACCGGCTCGGGGCCGTGGCCTTGAAGCGGGGGGAGCCGGCCGGCTCCTCTGGAACGGTCGCGCCGGCCCACCTTTGCGACCGGCATTACGCCGAGGTCCAGGCGATCGCCCGGCGGACCGACGCCGGCGAGTGGTCGCGGAACGTCCCGGGCGAGGACTGGCTGGTCGCCGACTTCAGCCTGGATCTGGAGCTGCAACGAGGGGCGACGATGGAGCGGAACGAGGCGGCGGCCGACGACGCGGCCTGGAAGCACGTCTGGAACCTGTTCACCTACCAGCGCGCCGCCGAAGCCGCCGTGGCCCGGGCGCTGCCGCCGACGTTCGTGGTCTTGATCGGAAAACCGGCCGAGGCGGCCGCCGTCCGCGATCGCGGGTTCCCCCGGCCGATCCTGATACCGGACTCGACCGACCCCGAGGGAATCGCCGCCGAGATCGTCACGACGTGCGGGGCGACCCGTTCCTGA
- a CDS encoding LL-diaminopimelate aminotransferase: MATTPFVKSQRLQKLPPYLFAEIDKKKKAAIAAGRDIINLGVGDPDRPTPRPIIESLQHHVENPAFHQYALDQGAPELRKSIAAFCKKRYGLDLNPDTEILPLIGSKEGIAHFPLAVLNPSEISLVPDPCYPVYRSSSMFAGADVYTMPLERSLGFRPDLDAIPADVYALARLMFLNFPNNPTGGTADLAYFEKVVDLAKTHDFVIAQDAAYNEMYFDKPAPSILQVPGAKDVAVEFHSLSKTFNMTGWRVGFAIGGAPLIAALGQVKANTDSGIFTAIQFAAKTALDQYDELTPPIRALYKERRDAFVGALRKLGWDVPSPEATFYVWIPCPKGYSSTDLCARILEEADVVTTPGLGFGRTADGYIRAALTVETPRLLEAVERIGKLSL, from the coding sequence ATGGCGACGACCCCTTTTGTGAAGTCTCAGCGGCTTCAGAAGCTTCCTCCGTACCTGTTTGCGGAGATTGACAAGAAGAAGAAAGCCGCCATCGCCGCGGGACGCGACATCATCAACCTCGGCGTCGGCGACCCCGACCGGCCGACGCCCCGGCCGATCATCGAGAGCTTGCAGCACCACGTCGAGAACCCCGCGTTCCACCAGTACGCCCTCGACCAAGGAGCGCCCGAGCTGCGCAAGTCGATCGCGGCGTTCTGCAAGAAGCGGTACGGCCTGGACTTGAACCCGGACACCGAGATCCTGCCGTTGATCGGGTCGAAGGAGGGCATCGCCCACTTCCCGCTCGCGGTGCTCAATCCGTCGGAGATCAGCCTGGTCCCCGACCCGTGCTATCCGGTGTATCGGTCGAGCAGCATGTTCGCCGGGGCCGACGTCTACACGATGCCGCTGGAGCGGTCGCTGGGCTTCCGGCCCGACCTCGACGCGATCCCGGCCGACGTCTACGCGCTCGCCCGGCTGATGTTCCTCAACTTCCCCAACAACCCGACCGGCGGCACGGCCGACCTCGCGTATTTCGAGAAGGTGGTCGACCTGGCGAAGACTCACGATTTCGTGATCGCCCAGGACGCCGCCTACAACGAGATGTACTTCGACAAGCCGGCCCCCAGCATCTTGCAGGTCCCCGGCGCGAAGGACGTGGCCGTCGAGTTCCACAGCCTGTCGAAGACCTTCAACATGACGGGCTGGCGCGTCGGTTTCGCGATCGGCGGCGCGCCGCTCATCGCGGCGTTGGGCCAGGTGAAGGCGAACACCGATTCGGGCATCTTCACGGCGATCCAGTTCGCGGCCAAGACGGCCCTCGACCAGTACGACGAGCTGACCCCGCCGATCCGGGCGTTGTACAAGGAACGCCGCGACGCGTTCGTGGGCGCGCTTCGCAAGCTCGGCTGGGACGTGCCGTCGCCCGAGGCGACCTTCTACGTCTGGATTCCCTGCCCGAAGGGCTATTCGTCCACCGACCTGTGCGCACGGATTCTCGAAGAGGCCGACGTGGTGACCACGCCGGGCCTTGGCTTCGGCCGGACGGCCGACGGCTACATCCGCGCTGCGCTGACGGTCGAGACGCCTCGGCTCCTCGAAGCCGTTGAACGCATCGGCAAACTCAGCCTTTGA
- a CDS encoding transposase, which translates to MNGDLSHKFNTDEPLAYFLTWTTYGTWLHGDDRGWNRKSESDIQHANPLFVEMARSRMRESEFRLSEVNRRLVEDTVREHCRIRSWPLHAINVRTNHVHVVVTARGYRPGAVRDQFKAWCTRRLKADNPTRTRFWTEGASCRWINNQDDLEAAAHYVIVAQDQAGAV; encoded by the coding sequence ATGAACGGAGACCTTTCCCACAAGTTCAACACCGACGAGCCGTTGGCTTACTTTCTAACCTGGACCACGTATGGAACCTGGCTCCACGGGGACGATCGAGGTTGGAACCGGAAATCTGAATCCGACATCCAGCACGCGAATCCCTTGTTCGTCGAGATGGCTCGATCGCGGATGAGAGAATCCGAGTTCCGTCTCTCGGAGGTGAACCGGCGATTGGTCGAAGACACGGTTCGCGAGCATTGTCGCATCCGGAGCTGGCCGCTGCATGCCATCAACGTGCGAACGAACCATGTTCATGTCGTTGTGACCGCGCGCGGATATCGGCCTGGGGCTGTTCGCGATCAATTCAAAGCCTGGTGTACCCGTCGACTGAAGGCGGACAACCCGACACGAACCCGGTTCTGGACCGAAGGGGCCAGTTGTCGATGGATCAACAACCAAGATGACCTGGAGGCAGCCGCCCATTACGTCATCGTGGCTCAGGACCAAGCGGGAGCCGTGTGA
- a CDS encoding aldehyde dehydrogenase family protein, producing the protein MATVTKPRKKAAASHQTKLLIDGKFRDSVSGKTFATINPATEKEIAQVAEGSAADIDLAVKAARKAFDSGPWRTMDARDRGRLLYKLADLVEQHIDELAELESLDNGKPLKESRNGDLPLVVDCFRYYAGWADKITGKTIPVRGDYFCYSKREPVGVVGQIIPWNFPLLMVAWKWGPALAAGCTVILKPAEQTPLTALRLGELAMEAGFPAGVINIVPGFGETAGAPLVAHKGVDKIAFTGETSTGKLIMKNAADTMKRVTLELGGKSPNIVFADADIDAAVDGAMLGLYLNQGQCCCAGSRLFVQDSIYDKMVDKLAEATKKRKVGDPFADDTDQGPQIDENQFKKILSYIDKGKEQGAKCVTGGERSGTEGYFIKPTIFSEVKDDMAIATDEIFGPVMQVLRFKDVEEVIKRANTTDYGLAAAVWSRDIGKAHALADRIRAGTVWINCYDVFDAAAPFGGFKSSGIGRELGEAALENYTEHKTVTVALK; encoded by the coding sequence ATGGCCACTGTCACCAAACCGCGAAAGAAAGCGGCGGCGTCTCATCAGACGAAGCTGCTGATCGACGGCAAGTTCCGCGACAGCGTGAGCGGCAAGACGTTCGCCACGATCAATCCGGCGACGGAGAAGGAGATCGCCCAGGTCGCCGAGGGGTCGGCCGCCGACATCGACCTCGCGGTCAAGGCCGCGCGGAAGGCGTTCGACTCCGGTCCGTGGCGGACGATGGACGCCCGCGACCGCGGCCGGCTGCTGTACAAGCTGGCCGACCTGGTCGAGCAGCACATCGACGAACTCGCCGAGCTGGAGAGCCTCGACAACGGCAAGCCGCTCAAGGAGAGCCGCAACGGCGACCTGCCGCTGGTCGTCGACTGCTTCCGGTACTACGCCGGCTGGGCCGACAAGATCACGGGCAAGACCATCCCCGTGCGCGGGGACTATTTCTGCTACAGCAAGCGCGAGCCGGTGGGCGTGGTCGGCCAGATCATCCCCTGGAACTTCCCCCTGCTGATGGTCGCCTGGAAGTGGGGCCCGGCGCTCGCCGCCGGCTGCACGGTCATCCTCAAGCCGGCCGAACAGACCCCGCTGACGGCCCTCCGGCTGGGCGAGCTGGCGATGGAGGCGGGGTTCCCCGCCGGCGTGATCAACATCGTCCCCGGCTTCGGCGAGACCGCCGGCGCGCCGCTCGTGGCGCATAAGGGGGTCGACAAGATCGCGTTCACCGGCGAGACCTCGACCGGCAAGCTGATCATGAAGAACGCGGCCGACACCATGAAGCGGGTGACGCTGGAACTCGGCGGCAAGAGCCCGAACATCGTGTTCGCCGACGCCGACATCGACGCGGCCGTCGACGGCGCGATGCTCGGCCTGTATCTCAACCAGGGCCAGTGCTGCTGCGCCGGCAGCCGGCTGTTCGTCCAGGATTCGATCTACGACAAGATGGTCGACAAGCTGGCCGAGGCCACCAAGAAGCGGAAGGTCGGCGACCCGTTCGCGGACGACACCGACCAGGGGCCGCAGATCGACGAGAACCAGTTCAAGAAGATCCTGTCGTACATCGACAAGGGCAAGGAGCAAGGCGCCAAGTGCGTGACCGGCGGCGAACGGTCGGGCACCGAAGGCTACTTCATCAAGCCGACGATCTTCTCCGAAGTGAAAGACGACATGGCGATCGCCACTGACGAGATCTTCGGGCCGGTGATGCAGGTGCTAAGGTTCAAGGACGTCGAGGAAGTGATCAAGCGGGCGAATACGACCGACTACGGCCTCGCCGCCGCCGTCTGGTCGCGCGACATCGGCAAAGCCCACGCCCTGGCCGACCGGATCCGCGCCGGCACCGTCTGGATCAACTGCTACGACGTCTTCGACGCCGCCGCGCCGTTCGGCGGCTTCAAGTCCAGCGGCATCGGCCGCGAACTCGGCGAAGCCGCGCTCGAGAACTACACCGAGCATAAGACCGTCACCGTCGCGCTGAAGTGA
- the serA gene encoding phosphoglycerate dehydrogenase — MPYRVLVTDKLAEEGLALLRAEKDVELIIDTKLAKDPKALREALKEADGIAIRSGTQLTAEILADQPRLKAIVRAGVGVDNIDVPAATRQGIVVMNTPGGNTVSTAEHTLALMLSLARNVPKANESLKAGKWDRNSLTGTQLEGKTLGVVGLGRVGLAVAKRALGFDMTVIGYDPLMSPEKALEHGVESVSRLEDLWPRCDFITLHTPLTPETRHVVSAAAIASMKPTARIINCARGGLIDEAALIEALNAGKAAGAAIDVYEAEPPAVDDPLVIHPKTVVTPHLGASTEEAQVSVAVEAAKLLCDYLIRGQVKFSVNTPTLDRAELADLKSYLDLAWRLGMLHTQMDRGAITKARLIYRGEVALKNTKLITAAFAAGLMESALEQSVNLVNALPLARERGLIIEEQTAEAPGDFGTLIQAEVTTERKTYVAAGTLFGKQFLRLVRLGSYHLDAHMDGSMLIFTHHDRPGLIGFIGKTFGDHGVNIAQMNVGREQQGGEAIGVVNLDSVPDEAALDAVRKHKDVISISLIKLPAPGELPSWLSA, encoded by the coding sequence GTGCCGTATCGCGTGCTGGTGACCGACAAGCTGGCCGAGGAAGGGCTGGCGCTTCTGCGGGCCGAGAAAGACGTCGAGCTGATCATCGACACGAAGCTGGCCAAGGACCCCAAGGCCCTCCGCGAGGCGCTCAAGGAGGCCGACGGCATCGCGATCCGGTCCGGGACGCAGCTCACGGCCGAGATTTTGGCCGATCAGCCCCGGCTCAAGGCGATCGTCCGGGCGGGGGTCGGGGTCGACAACATCGACGTCCCCGCCGCGACCCGCCAGGGGATCGTGGTCATGAACACGCCGGGGGGCAACACGGTCTCGACGGCCGAACACACGTTGGCGCTGATGCTCTCGCTCGCCCGCAACGTCCCCAAGGCGAATGAAAGCCTGAAGGCCGGCAAGTGGGATCGCAACAGCCTCACCGGCACCCAGCTTGAGGGCAAGACGCTGGGCGTCGTCGGTCTCGGCCGCGTCGGGCTGGCGGTCGCCAAGCGGGCGCTCGGGTTCGACATGACGGTGATCGGCTACGATCCGCTGATGTCGCCCGAGAAGGCCCTGGAGCACGGCGTCGAGAGCGTGAGCCGGCTCGAAGACCTCTGGCCGCGTTGCGATTTCATCACGCTTCACACCCCGCTGACCCCCGAGACCCGGCACGTCGTGAGCGCCGCGGCGATCGCGTCAATGAAGCCGACCGCCCGGATCATCAACTGCGCCCGGGGCGGCCTGATCGACGAGGCCGCGCTGATCGAAGCGCTTAACGCCGGCAAGGCCGCCGGCGCGGCGATCGACGTCTACGAAGCCGAGCCGCCGGCGGTCGACGATCCGCTCGTCATCCATCCCAAGACGGTCGTCACGCCCCACCTCGGCGCGTCGACCGAGGAGGCGCAGGTGTCGGTGGCCGTCGAGGCCGCCAAGCTGCTTTGCGACTACCTGATTCGCGGCCAGGTCAAGTTCTCGGTCAACACGCCGACGCTCGACCGCGCCGAGCTGGCCGACCTCAAGAGCTATCTCGACCTCGCCTGGCGGCTGGGCATGCTGCACACGCAGATGGACCGCGGCGCGATCACCAAGGCCCGGCTGATCTACCGCGGCGAAGTCGCGCTCAAGAACACCAAGCTGATCACCGCCGCATTCGCCGCCGGCCTGATGGAATCGGCCCTCGAACAGTCCGTCAATCTCGTCAACGCCTTGCCGCTCGCCCGCGAGCGCGGGTTGATCATCGAGGAGCAGACCGCCGAGGCGCCGGGCGACTTCGGCACGTTGATCCAGGCCGAGGTGACGACCGAGCGGAAGACCTACGTCGCCGCCGGCACCCTGTTCGGCAAGCAGTTCCTCCGGTTGGTCCGCCTGGGCTCGTACCACCTCGACGCCCACATGGACGGCTCGATGCTGATCTTCACCCACCACGACCGCCCGGGGCTGATCGGCTTCATCGGCAAGACGTTCGGCGACCACGGCGTCAACATCGCCCAGATGAACGTCGGCCGCGAGCAGCAGGGGGGCGAGGCCATCGGCGTCGTCAACCTCGACAGCGTCCCCGACGAGGCGGCCCTCGACGCCGTCCGCAAGCACAAGGACGTCATCAGCATCAGCCTCATCAAGCTCCCCGCCCCCGGCGAGCTGCCGAGCTGGCTGAGCGCCTGA
- a CDS encoding pyridoxal-phosphate-dependent aminotransferase family protein translates to MRKPRLMTPGPAMVPEDVLLELARPVIHHRSDEAKQVIVEVSEGLKEVFQTQNDVMILTASGTGAMEAAIVNTVPPGGKALVLNAGHFAARWGSIAKAFGINVVTIDTEWGQTVDPEKVAEALRQHPDTVAVFGTLSETSTGTGHPIEAVAKVVAQTPAIFVVDGISGVGAMECRTDEWGIDVLCAGSQKALMLPPGLAFITVSTKGWAKIDAFESHSYYFNLKAARSKAKEFDTPYTPAHTLILALRTALRRIREEGMENVWKRHTRMSEACQAGVQALGLELFSAKPAEGLTAFRVPEGFKDSQIRNKMAERFGVTTVGGQGKIKGKIVRIGHMGYTDELDVISALAALEMTLAELGFDVEPGKGVTAAQQVLIGQRAAANVG, encoded by the coding sequence ATGCGTAAGCCGCGATTGATGACGCCGGGACCGGCGATGGTCCCCGAAGACGTGCTGCTCGAGTTGGCCCGACCGGTGATCCACCACCGCTCCGACGAGGCGAAGCAGGTGATCGTCGAGGTGTCGGAAGGCCTCAAGGAGGTCTTCCAGACCCAGAACGACGTGATGATCCTGACGGCCTCGGGCACCGGCGCGATGGAAGCCGCGATCGTCAACACGGTGCCGCCCGGGGGCAAGGCCCTGGTGCTCAACGCCGGCCACTTCGCGGCCCGCTGGGGATCGATCGCCAAGGCGTTCGGCATCAACGTGGTGACGATCGACACCGAGTGGGGCCAGACCGTCGACCCCGAGAAGGTCGCCGAGGCGCTCCGCCAGCATCCCGACACCGTCGCCGTGTTCGGCACGCTCTCCGAGACGTCGACCGGCACCGGCCACCCGATCGAGGCCGTCGCCAAGGTCGTCGCCCAGACGCCGGCCATCTTCGTCGTCGACGGCATCTCGGGCGTGGGCGCGATGGAGTGCCGGACCGACGAGTGGGGGATCGACGTCCTCTGCGCCGGGTCGCAGAAGGCGCTCATGCTGCCGCCGGGCCTCGCGTTCATCACCGTCAGCACCAAGGGCTGGGCCAAGATCGACGCCTTCGAGTCGCACAGCTATTACTTCAATCTGAAAGCCGCGCGGAGCAAGGCCAAGGAGTTCGACACCCCGTACACTCCGGCCCACACGCTGATCCTCGCCCTGCGGACGGCCTTGCGGCGGATTCGCGAAGAGGGGATGGAGAACGTCTGGAAGCGGCACACCCGGATGAGCGAAGCCTGCCAGGCGGGCGTCCAGGCGCTCGGGCTGGAACTCTTCAGCGCCAAGCCGGCCGAGGGGCTGACGGCGTTCCGCGTCCCCGAGGGCTTCAAGGACTCGCAGATCCGCAACAAGATGGCCGAGCGGTTCGGCGTGACCACCGTCGGCGGCCAGGGGAAGATCAAGGGCAAGATCGTCCGGATCGGCCACATGGGCTACACCGACGAACTCGACGTGATCTCCGCCCTCGCCGCGCTTGAGATGACGCTCGCCGAACTCGGCTTCGACGTCGAGCCGGGCAAGGGCGTCACCGCCGCGCAGCAGGTCTTGATCGGCCAGCGCGCCGCCGCGAACGTCGGCTGA